The genomic window CCCACTTGTATCACTTGCCGCAGATTGTGGAAATCGAATCACTTATCCGGCAATTGGACGCATTTATTGACAGCGAACTGGAGCATCGCTACTATCAGGATCACGTGTATTGCCATGCCAGGCTCTTCACACGGTGTCTCTATGGCAGTTTTAGCATGGTCTATGCGGTTTTCCTGTTCGGCGTTCTCGTGCAGATTATTAGCGGACGATGGGAACTTATCTATCCAGCCTATTTCCCATTTGACTTGGAGAGCAATAGCTATCTGGGCGCCGTGGCCTTGGGCTATCAGGTATTTAGCATGGTTGTGGAAGGCTTTCAGGGTCTGGGCAACGATACCTATACCCCACTGACCTTGTGCCTTCTGGCCGGACATGTCCACCTGTGGTCCATTCGCATGGCTCAACTGGGACACTTGGAGGACGAAACGGCGACGAATCATCAGCGCTTGCGGGAGTACATTGAGCAGCATAAGCTATTGGTGCGGTAAGTTTTGATTAACTTATCACTGGATTATTCACTGGTTCCAACTTCTCCGCGAATGTAGATTCCACCACCTGGTGCGTCGCACCATCAGCGAGGTGCAACTGGTGCAGCTGGGTGGCTGTGGAGCCACTCTCTGCATCATTGTGTCCTACATGCTCTTCTTTGTGAGCGACACCATCTCGATGGTCTACTACTTGGTGTTCTTCGGCGTCGTCTGCGTGCAGCTCTTTCCCAGCTGCTATTTTGCCAGCGAAGTGGCCGAGGAGGTGGAACGCCTACCATATGCGATCTTCTCCAGCAGATGGTACGATCAATCGCGGGATCATCGCTTCGATATGCTCGTCTTCACACAACTAACACTGCGGAACAGGCTGTGGATCATCAAGGCAGGAGGACTCATCGAGCTGAATTTGAACGCCTTTTTCGCCACCCTGAAGATGGCCTATTCCCTCTTTGCCGTCGTAGTGCGGGCAAGAGGTATATAGAGCGAgtgtttaattaaatggatttCTCGACCCGGCCACCGTATTGTTATTGATTTTGGCCCCCCTGAAATGGACCAAAAGTGGCGCAATCAACGcgggaaaatgaaatttcattaATTGGCCCCGTCGCGATACGCAAATAAACAGTTTGGCGTACGGAGAGGAGATTTTGATGTTTCGACCGAACAACAATGGCACATTAAAGTGAAATGAATTGTTTACGTATACACAACTTTTATTCTGATTTCTctgtttgtatattttgttgcTGTAAACCTTGCATAAATCTCTATGGAATCAGGCTGCTTTGTGTTGCtgtaattgaaataaaaaattgtgcGCCAATCaatggaaaatataaattaagtgCATGTAAGTTGTATTTTTCAAAGTCCGCAAATTGTCCTTGAAATTGTTTTAGTATCACTTTAAATTCACAGCtttttggttggttgggtgAATATCTTTCGTTCTGTATTTTCGCActgtattttatttctgtttattAGCTTATGACGGGAGACatcgaatattttatttagggCCATTTTGGGGCACCCAAAAGTGTGTACGTGATGCAAACACATTTTCGGTTGCTTTGCCTTTTTTATGCGAGGAATTTAATCAAACTTAAAAGCCTCAGCGAATCGATGCTCAATTTTTAAGCACCCGGAGCTCACAGGCACATTATATGactgatttttaattaaaactctTACCAAGCGGTAATAATTGAATTCTGAACTTTTTCCACTGCATTACGTTTCGCTGTTACTTGATGGGAAATTACTGGGCATTACTGGGAATTTAAAGAGTTAACGCAAAAAGGGTTTTGAAAAATACCTAGACATGCCGttcaaactttttaaattacatttttaataagtataactatatacataaatatatatattaaattctTTTAAGTTTAGCCGTTTGATATAcgaaatgttttaaatttttagaTGCCAAttgcaatatatatttttagtgtAACTTgacttaatttttaatattctgAATCGACGTGCATGCTGCGAAGATGAAAAGTGATAGCATCTCGCAACCGAAAACCCCTTGCAATGTGAACATGCCGCCGTGGAAAtgagaaatatatttaaaaatatttcagtaGACAGCAAGCCTTTTActcgaaatgcaaatgaggaAAAGCCCTTGGCGTTGCATGCCGGAAAAGTGCGCTGGACAACGGACAATGGACTGCACAAGTGACCAGGAAAGAGGCGCCGGACAAACGCGAACATTGGCGCACACTCGTCCAAGGACTCGTGGCAAGAAGGAGAAGGATGTGGCCAAGGACACGCAACGCAACGCGACGCTACCGCGGCAATTTATTGATGCCAACGCAACGATGAGTGAGCGAACAAATTGCCTGAAGTGATGTCGATAGTGCACTGAGCTAATCGGTTTAAAAACtgacttaaatttaaattgttatataatttttaatactttttgaTTATTAGTCAAATGATGTGATATTAATATTCGTTTGTTCTGCTAATAACCAAGACATTGTGATCACCACAcacatttctctcagtgctgCGTGAGAGGTGCGATAAGGGGCAGCGTCGGTAAAATTTGTCGCCAACAGATGGCGCTATCTGTCGAACGCACAGCGCCCAAGCAACCATTAAAAATATCCCCCCAGTAACACTTTGCGTCATTATTGAAAGCAATTTCCCACGGCAAAtagaaaatcgaaaaaacaaaaccaaatcgaaaaagaatgcgaaaaaatgaaataaaatagaatCACACGGAGGACAGTAGAAAATGCGACAAATGTGGGGCTCTCAAGCCGCAGCTTAGAGGCCCATGCGcgaatattgcgcatacgccacccCAGGGAGCAGCACTCAAAACACAGGCCACACAATCCAACAGTCTAGCAATCTAGCAGCCCAGCCCAAAAGCATCGCATCGAGTCACCCATTTAGAAGCATCCATAGAGTTGGGAGCCACAGCAGGCCCAATTGCTGGAGGTGATTTAACTTTTTCTGCCTGCCACTCATTTCCTTTTCAATAGCACAAAAGCACACAGACACCGAAGACCGAGGAGCAAGTTGCGAGGTGCGAGGAGCGAGAGATGGCAGAAATATTGTTGGCACACTT from Drosophila yakuba strain Tai18E2 chromosome 2L, Prin_Dyak_Tai18E2_2.1, whole genome shotgun sequence includes these protein-coding regions:
- the LOC6527318 gene encoding odorant receptor 33c; this translates as MVIIDSLSFYRPFWICMRLLVPTFFKDSPRPVQRLYVLWLHILVTLWFPLHLLLHLLLLPSPAEFMKNLTMSLTCVACSLKHVAHLYHLPQIVEIESLIRQLDAFIDSELEHRYYQDHVYCHARLFTRCLYGSFSMVYAVFLFGVLVQIISGRWELIYPAYFPFDLESNSYLGAVALGYQVFSMVVEGFQGLGNDTYTPLTLCLLAGHVHLWSIRMAQLGHLEDETATNHQRLREYIEQHKLLVRFHHLVRRTISEVQLVQLGGCGATLCIIVSYMLFFVSDTISMVYYLVFFGVVCVQLFPSCYFASEVAEEVERLPYAIFSSRWYDQSRDHRFDMLVFTQLTLRNRLWIIKAGGLIELNLNAFFATLKMAYSLFAVVVRARGI